A window of Oryza glaberrima chromosome 2, OglaRS2, whole genome shotgun sequence genomic DNA:
AAAAACTGTCACCtcataattttagattttcATAGCAAAGCAcggtatatatttttttagaaatacagtACAAACACAAGTCTTATAAAAAATGTTACGTCTGAATCAatagaaaaaaagtatatttagaaaaaaatgggagaatagctactttagtccctaaagtttctctataggatcagtttagtccctaactttttaaatggtccaaagaaatcCTTAACCTTTGTCATAAGGTCTAGAATAGTCCTTGGGTCTACCAAAATCATCATATgaatatgccatgtcatcattcatgcaAAATCAATAATgaattgtccaatttacccttacgtatatcatagaaaaataaatataagggtgaattagatataaccataggaaaaaaatacttctttttttcacccttttaaGGTATGTTTTTGCTCTTACaaataccatatatttttttaactttttccttttgttttttactttCCTGtgcgtaagggtaaattggacaaatcatatagattttgcataggaaggtgacatggcatgtccatgtggcgattttggtgggaccaaggactatattagcccacatgacaaatttaaaggacttgtttggacaatatgaaagattaggactaaaatgacccaggaacgaaactttagggaccatattagctattctcccGAAAATATTATCCTATTAAACCAAATCCAGAACATTCCAACCATTCTTCTCCTCCAATTAATCTTTCCATTAGAGGAACAGTAAAAGATGGATTGGTGGATGTTGTGTTCAGCCAGCAAGCTGGACGACTTCATAAGTATTTTCCTTCATGacataattaatatatgttctgattttcatgaatttgatgaaaagctatgattctttttttaaaaaaaaatgtggatgaaaaaatgTGATGTGTTTCATTTTCTCAAGTGCAACAGACTttactacaagtctacaacgATAGTTGATAAAACCAAGAAGATTAGTCTATTAGACCAAATCCAAATCTTTCCAAACCATTCTTCTCCTCCAGTTAATCTTTCCATCAGAAGAacagtaaaaaagaaaatcgaTTTGGTGGATGTTGTGTTCAGCCAACAAGGATAGCACTATGAGTATCTTCCTTCGTGACCTAATTAATATATCTTCTGATTTTCATGAATTTGAAGAAAACTtatgaaaatttgaaaaagaaacacttcaatatttttttagctaatcCGATCAAATATTATGTCTTTCATGCATTCTAAAACTGGCACGGGCTAAATAGTTGGCACGCCCACGCGCGTACCCAATTTTCTAGTATCTCTAATGCTGGCTGAGTCCAGCAGCATTGATTGGTCCACGTGGAATGTTTAGCATTCCAAATGAATCAAGGAATaatcttgagaaaaaaaatgatatggagaAAACAATATTCTCTACATACTAGAGCTAACAACTGGGACAGAGAAAAGAGTGGAAGCACTTGAATCTGGAAAGAAAGAACTATAGGATTTGGTATCTAGAATGATCATTGGGGGCattaattattttgaagaaaggctCCACCAACACGTCATGGTAAATACGTGTGCATAGTTTATGGCTCAAATTCTATACATTTGCAATATGTCATGTGGTACAATAAAGAAATGAGGAGCATCGTAGCTTCTCTAAACATAATTTGGAAcaccttaaaaaaatatcatcgtCAACTTTATCATTTAAGAGAAAACTCAACTATATAGTTTTTCACAAATAAATAAACCCTAGTGTGGatggaaaaaggagaaaatttaAGAATTTTCATACTAATGTGATTTGCAATGTTAAGTTAGAACTTAAAAATTCATTACAAATTTGTTTGAATGCACTGTTTTTCTTAAGTTTCAATAAAATTGAACTTATTAGtataaaattttgcaaaattcaTACTACCCCTGTACTTAAAATAATGTCAATTTGAAAATCAACATAAACTCAATTACATCATTGTTTTCTCAaactatatatctataaaaatcAATATATAGCTATACAGAAgagttttcataaaaaaaatctattgatATGATATTGACATTTAATAATTTAAGATAAGATTTGACTGGTCACAATGTACGTCATCCTTTTTGCAACAAAGATGATGCTTTTTAATAACACGAAAATGAATACACGGGCTATAAAACAGGCACACttattttctagtataatatAACACAATAAGATGGTGAATCTATAGTAGTAGCATTTTTGTCTATGGTGAACTTCTGTAGTAGTGCTTTCTGAAACATAAACACATTTGCAAACACATCATGGGCTATGCATCCAGAGCTTTCTGAACAGCATTGCAATTTTCTTACTAGTCAGTACACACGTAAATGCAAACCAGTGAGCAAATGTAATAATGTATGAATGTTCCATTGCACCTTCTGAATACACAACCGTTCATGTTGCAACAAGTTACCAAGAaagaatatttaaatttaagccGAAAATTTAGTCTCGGTGATAGATTTGGCCCCTCTTTCATCTACTCTCATAGTTTAATACTCTGATCCCTTGGTGTATTCTGATACAAGTTTCGAAAATAACGATGATTTGTCTTCCAGAAGTTTTGCTGGCGAGTCATCCTCTGCGATTTTACCTGTTTACAACATGGAATTAAAACGGGAGAACCAAGCTATTCACTGTTGGCTACTAATTAAACGAGGCACATGACTAACCATTGTCCAGAAGAATGACCTTCTCACTATCAAGAACTGATGTGATCCGATGTGCTATTGTAATCACCGTGCATTCGGAGAATTGTTGCTTCAGGGTTTTCTGAATCAAATTGTCAGTCATTGGATCCACCGAAGAAGTTGCTTCATCCAAAACCAAGATCTTTCGCTTCTTCAGAACCACCCTCCCCAAACAAACAAGCTGGCGCTGACCTGCACTCCAGTTGCTGCCATTTTCTGTAACTGCATTTCATATTAAAATATCATTTATGACTTATGAGTTTGACACTGTGGAGCAATGTATTATAGCTTTCTGATATAGATATAAAACCTGCAGAGTCAAGCTTGAGCTCATTCTTTCTAACTTCATCGCCAAGATGACAAGAGTCCAATGCCTGGATAACACAACAAATACGAGTTTTGCATTAGTTTGATATAGGTGCACATATGAAGAATTATTGTCTAATTTGGGGTTTTTTCAGGGTTACTACCCTGTTCCCACATCTCCTCCTTTCTATTCTCTTAACATTTACAAATGGGTCCTAGGAACATCACTTATTTACaccaacactccccctcaagatgggCAAAAGATATCAATCATACCCATCTTGTTACATATTGATTGAATTTCACTAGGACCTAACCCCTTAGTTAGACAATCAGCTAGTTGTTCACATGACTTGATATACTCTAGCATAAGTACCCCACTATCAATCTTCTCCTTAATAAAGAACCTATCAATCTCCACATGCTTAGTGCGATCATGTTGAACAGGGTTGTTTGCAATGTTGATGGCTGATTTGTTGTCACAATGAAGCATCACAGTATCACTTCTTAACACTCGCAATTCAATCAACAAGCTCCTCATCCACAGTATCTCACTCAAACTCAAAGCCATAGCTCTATATTCTGCTTCGGCGGTAGACCGAGCCACCACTGCCTGCTTCTTGCTTCGCCAAGAAACAAGATTACCACCAACAAACACACAATAACCTGATGTAGACCTTCTATCATCCATACTACTCGCCCAATCAGCATCACAATATCCTTCTACATTTAGGTGTCCATTCTTCCTGAACCACAACCCCTTTCCAGGAGTCCCTTTCAGATATCTAAGAATCTTATGAACCACATCCAAGTGACCAGTTCGAGGATCATGCATATACCTACTCACAACACTGACTGCATAGGAGATATCAGGTCTTGTATGGCAAAGATAGATTAAGCGTCCCACCAGCCTTTGGTATGCTTCCTTATCAACAGGATCACCTGATTGAGCACACAATTGATGATTTCTATCAATAGGTGTAGCACTCGCACGACACCCAAGCATTCCTGTATCTGTCAATAGATCCAACACATACTTCCTCTGAGAGAGAACAATCCCCTTTGATGAACGAGCAATTTCAATTCCAAGGAAGTAGCGAAGAGCACCAAGGTCCTTTACCTCAAATACCTTTCCCAGCCTTTCCTTCAGGCACCTGATTTCTTCTACATCATCACCAGTGATCACTATATCATCAACATACACAGCCAAGATGGTGATGTATGTCCCCTTATGTTTGTAGAATACCGTGTGATCTCCATTACACTGAGAATACCCCATATCACACACTGCGCGCCTGAATCTATCAAACCACGCACGTGGAGACTGCTTCAACCCATACAAGGATTTCTTGAGTTTACATACTTTTCCAACTGTCTGGCTATTCCCAAATCCTAGAGGAATCTCCATGTAGACCTCCTCATGTAAATCACCATGAAGAAATGCATTTTTCACATCAAGCTGATGGAGGGGCCACCCAAAGTTCACTGCACAAGATACCAAAGTTCTCACTGTACCCATTTTTGCCACCGGTGCAAATGTCTCATCATAGTCAATTCCATATGTTTGACTGTAGCCTTTTGCGACTAATCTTGCTTTATACCTATCCACCTTCCCTTCAGGAGTTTGCTTCACTGTAAAAACCCACTTACATCCCACTGCCTTTTTCCTGGTGGAAGTTTTACAAGCTCCCAAGTCTTATTCTTCATAAGGGCATTCAACTCTTCTCTCATTGCATCTTTCCACCTTGGATCTTGTTTTGCACACTTCCAATCCTTTGGTATGGGCACTGTCTGTAATGATGCAATGAATGTTTTGTATGCCGGTGAAACATGGGAATATGAGATATAGTTTGCAAATATCATGCATAGAACTAAGATGCTCAAAACCAAGACGTATAGGAGGTCTACCAGCATTGGATCTAGTCTCTCTACGCTGTGCAAGAGGTAATTCTACTTGTTCAAGAATGGGAGGAGTATTACCAATTATCTCAAGGGGAGCCAATGAGACTGTAGGAGAGAGGTTCTGAGAGGATTCAGGGACTGGGCACTCTGGGACTGGGCATTCTGGATGTGATAATTCTTCAACTTGACTTTGCACtaacccttttcttttctccccctGACTATCAAACCGCCTCCTTTGGTAGACTAGCACATCCTTTTGTTTCACCCTTTCGGCTCGCTCCATAGGACATGGAATTGTCCCAACAACCACTTCTTTATCTTCTCCATCTTCTCCATCCTCCTCATGATGAACCATTCCTCTATCATTGTCTTGTGTATCTCCAATAACTTCCACTGCTTCTTTACTTGCATTGTCAATAGAGCATGGTATTGATCCAAACACCACTGTCTCCCCATTCTTGTCACCAACATTTTTCCTATGTGTGTCACCTCTCTCTATCTCCCCCTCTCGACTATCAACCTCCATGACAGTCGAGAATTCCTCAAGAAATTGGTCAAGATCTCctttacttttataataggGCTCAAACTCACGAAATGTCACATCCATACTCACAAACAGTCTTCTCCCAATGGGATCCCAACATTTATACCCCTTCTGACTTGAGGCATAGCCAACAAACACACACTTTACTGCATGAGGATCCAATTTGCCAACAGAAGGTCGATGATCTCGCACAAAGCAAACACAACCAAACACCTTTGGAGGGACCTTGAACTCTCGCTTACCCAATAAAAGTTCAACAGGGGACTTCATACCAAGTATTCTAGAAGGCATGCGATTGATAAGATATGCAGCTGTCATCACGGCCTCACTCCATAGGTACTTTGGCACATTCATCTGGAACATTAAAGATCTTGCCACTTCTAGCAAATGTCGATTCTTTCTCTCAGCTACACCATTTTGAGGAGGGGTACCAGGACAAGTAGTCTGGTGAATAATCCCCTCATCTGAGATATATGACACAAATTCATTATTGATATATTCTGTTCCATTATTAGTCCGAATAATCTTAACTTTTGCATCAAACTGAGTTGTCACTAATTTATGAAAGTCCTGAAAGCAACGAAGGACCTCACTCTTGTGCTTAAGCATATAAATCCAAGTCATACGAGTGTGACAATCAATAAAGGTGACAAACCACTTGAAACCACTCACAGAAGTAACTGGGCATGGTCCCCAAACATCAGAATGTATTAATATGAAAGGCTCACAGTTACGAAGACCAATCCCAACATATGTAGAGCGAGTATGTTTTCCAAGCTCACAAGCATCACACACCAATCTATGCTTATCCACTTTACTAAAGAGATCTGGATACAACTTACTCAAAATCTCAAAAGATGGATGTCCTAACTGACAATGAAGCAAAATGATCTCCTTCTCAACATCTCCAACCACCGCAGCTAGCCCCAGCTCCTCATGATTGATGTACCACAACCCATCACGCCTGACTCCAGTCCCAATCCTCCTCCCAGTCCCCTTCTCCTGGAACAGACAAGAGTTCTCATCAAATACAACAATGCACTTGAGTTGGTCAATAGCTGAGCTAACTGAGAGAAGGTTTACTGGAAAGGAAGGAACATGCAAGACAGAGGATAAGTTCATTGATGATGTGCACTCTACTGACCCTATACCATGAATAGGTTTGGATGTACCATCAGCGATTTGTATAGTTTCAGAGTGGACATAAGGGGTGTATGATGTGAAGGTATTATGCAATCCTGTGACATGCTTTGATGCTCCTGAGTCTATGATCCAATCTATAGGATGTCTGTAAGTAGATGCAAGTGCATGGGCCTGAGTACCTTCGCCCACTTGGGCGTAGTTGGCGAAGTTACCAAAGTGAGTGGTGGTGTTGGAGCTCTCATTGATCTTGTTCTTCTGCCATTCCTCCCACTGTGTCACCTGTTCACCTGTTAGGGTAATAGCTTTACCCTCCTCTATGGCTACATTGGCCTGAGGAGCACCTCTGCCCCTACCACGACCTCCACCACGACCTCCTCTACCACCGCGGTTCCCCCCAAAGCCACCACGgtctcctccaaatccaccaCGGGTTCCACCAAATCCACCATACCCTCCTCGAATTAACCCCCTACCGCCAATGTTCCGAAGAGTGGGACAATTGTAGCTCACATGACCCACTTGTCCACAGTTGTAGCATTCTCTATTATCAACCACAGTGTATGCTGATCTTGTAGGATTTGTACCTCTCATCAGTTTCAACCtcatctcctcctgcaccatagCAGAAATAGCCTCTTCCATAGTGGGCAATGTAGCCTGGTGGAACATAGCCGCTCTTCTGTCCTCAAACTCCTTGTTCAACCCCTTTAAGAAATGAATGACTCTTCGCCTCTGCATCCATTTATTTCCAATCACAATGTCCTCCTCATGCTTCAACTGTAGAGGATCATAGTGATCAAGATCTGCCCATAAGTGCTGCAACTCACTAGCGTACTCTTGGACTGTTCTCCCTTCTTGCTTCAAATTTTCTACTTTGTTCTGAGCCTCAACCATCATCATTACATTTCCCTCTCCTGAATACATGTTGCTTAATGTCTTCCACACAATTGCTGCATTCTGAATAGTCTCTATCATCCTACCAATAGAAGGAGCCACCGAGGTCATCAACCAAGATACCACAGTGGAATTTGTTGTATTCCACGTTCTCCATGCTTGGCTCTCCTTATCAGAAGGCTCTTCACAACTCTCTTGCAAAAAATGATCCACCCCCTTTGCTCTCAACAATAATTGAGCTCTCCTACACCAACTCAAATAATTTTTGCTCCCTTCCAATCTCAACTCATTTGGCATCAATTCTAGTTTCAGTTCGAATCCCCCTGCTACACTCTTCGGACCTATCATGCCCATCTTCAACAAATTCTCTAGCAAATCTTTCATATCACCCTTAGTAACCACCGAGGAGGCATCTACAACCTCCTTTCCAACCCCTGAAGACatttcccctccccctttctaAGCTTCCTCAGTCCTCACCTGCTACTGCTCTCTGCTCCTGTAATTTTTCAGCACACAAGACACTACCAACAGCAAGCAACAGCaaccttctcctctcttttcccttCTCTCCACAGCAGCAGTCCACCAAACAAGCAATAGCAGCAGCAAACAGCAATCAAACAGCAGTCCCTTCTCtccacagcagcagcaaacagcaagcaacagcagcagcaaacagcAGCCGGTGCCCTTCTTGTCGTCCTCCGTGCCGGCGCAGCAACCAGCCCCAGCGCAGCAACCAGCCGCAGCTGGTAGCAACAGCAAGCAACAGCGGCCAGCCGGCTCACCTGGTCGCAGCTCCGCCACCACTCCTGCGCCGTCGCCCCCACGCCACGGCCACGTGACCGGCCGACCACCCCGGCACGCCGCTCAGCCGCTGTCGCCGTAGGTCGCGCCGCCACCCCGCGAGTCCCAGCGGTCGCCTCCACACCGTCTTCCACTTCGTCTTGCTCCGGCACgagcgccgcagccgccgccgccgccggctagggttttgccgcCGCTGGTCGCCAGGAgctcggctctgataccatattgtcTAATTTGGGGTTTTTTCAGGGTTACTACCCTGTTCCCACATCTCCTCCTTTCTATTCTCTTAACATTTACAAATGGGTCCTAGGAACATCACTTATTTACACCAACAAGAATTAAAATGCcagtaaattaaaataaaaatacctTCCAGATTTGCTCATCGCTGTACTCCTCCAAAGGGTCAATGTTATTTCGTAGGGTGCCCTCAAACATCACAGGATCCTGTGGAATTATACTCAATCTTGTCCGTAGGTCATGCAGTCCAATGGTGCAGATGTCAAGGCCATCTATCAACACCTGCCCAATGGATGGGTCCACAATGCGGAATAGTGCTTGAATCAAGGTTGACTTGCCACTCCCAGTTCTTCCGACAATACCGGTCTTCAATCCTCCAGGTAAAGTGCAAGTCAGGCCTTTCAAAACAAAAGGCAATTGTGTCGCATACCATACCTGCATCGCATACAAAGCACTTAGAGGAGAATTGTTCACCAGAAAATTCTGTATTAGGTGTTATTGTTTTCTACGTGAAGAAATAAGATATAATTTCTAGGGTATTCCAACAGTTGTATATTAAGTCATAAAAACAGTATATTATGAAAGAGGATTGCACCtctacactactaaaaaaaatttgcatgccAATTTTTGTGGAATAAACTTCATgaagaaataaattaatttaataacatactacctccatttcaaaatatatgacaccgttgatttttttataacatttgaccatttgtcttattcaaaaatttagtataaatatgtaaatgtataagttaagattatattttatttgat
This region includes:
- the LOC127762432 gene encoding DEAD-box ATP-dependent RNA helicase 40-like, encoding MFHQATLPTMEEAISAMVQEEMRLKLMRGTNPTRSAYTVVDNRECYNCGQVGHVSYNCPTLRNIGGRGLIRGGYGGFGGTRGGFGGDRGGFGGNRGGRGGRGGGRGRGRGAPQANVAIEEGKAITLTGEQVTQWEEWQKNKINESSNTTTHFGNFANYAQVGEGEGDWEEDWDWSQA